Genomic window (Escherichia fergusonii ATCC 35469):
AGGCTTCGTCCATGACCGAAGGTTGGTCGACAGAAGCCATGTTTGAACGGACGTCGAGATTACGCAAAAATTGCTGCTGCGAGTAGTATCCCCCCAGCATATTCACTGTTGGACGATCAGTAATCGCCGTCGCGCTCCACTCCTGTCGGGCAAAAAAAGTATACGCCAGCGCGATTAACGCAAACGCCAGCCCCATGCCAATAATCCACAGCTTCCCAGCCCACAAGGTACGAAACAACCCACGAATATCCAGTTCATTTTCAGCATTTTCGGCTGGTTTCCCAGGCATTGGTTGCGTCATTACATCCTCATTTATTTGGTTAAATTGGGGCTGCCACCACGATTTCTACGCAGTCTGCGTTTTACGCGCTTAATAAAGCGAGCAACTTTCCAGGCACGCTTAATGCAATATCCATAGAGGAAGAATGCTAGCAAAAAGAGCACCAGCATGACCCATTCCGGGACAAAATGAGAGTATTCTGCCAGCACGCCAATAGAAGCGAGCAGTGCTGCGGCAAGGGTAATCAGCACAAATGCCTGGCGGGAAGTAAACCCGGCACGCATGATCAAATGGTGAATATGCTGACGGTCAGGAGAGAATGGGCTCATGCCTTTACGCAGGCGACGGTACATAATCGCCACCATATCCATTAGCGGAATGGCGATAATCCATAATGCAGTAACCGGGCTTATTGGGTGCGTTTTTCCCTGAGTCGTTTCCAGCAGGATCCAGATAACGGTAAAACCAATCAGCGTACTGCCCGCATCACCCATAAAGACTTTGTAGCGGCGACCCAGGATACCAAGGTTAAGCATGATGTATGGCAGAATGGCGGCGATCATCGCAAAGCACCAGATTGCGAGGCTGGTTTGCCCGTCGAACCACAAAATCATCCCGATTGCTGCAAACGAGACGCAGGATAACCCGCCCAGCAAGCCATCAATGCCATCGACCATGTTGAACGCATTAATTGCCGCCCAGACGGCAAATAGCGTCAGGAAGTAACCAAACGGTCCGAGCACCATCTCCCAGGAGCCAAAGATATAACCCAGACTACTGAGATAAAGTTTGCCGAACACCATCATAACAATGCCAACAGCGGCCTGTATGGTGGCACGGATTTTTACGCTGATATCAAAACGGTCATCCAGCGCGCCAATGAACACAAGCACACCGGCACAAGCGAGATAGAGAGATGCATGCGGAATATAGTAATCGACGATTCCGAACGTGAAGCAAATCCCTGCGTAAACCGAAATCCCCCCAACGAGAGGTATCAATCCCTGGTGACGTTTGCGGAAGTTTGGTTTATCCACTAAACCGACTTTTTTTGCCACCTTACGGGCAAAAAACAGAAACAGTGTCGTGAATAAAAAAATACTGATGAGATCAGTACTCACTGTCAGTAAATTCACAATGCATGCTCTCAGAGAAAAATATTAGCAGAAGTATAACCACGAAGGCCTTTATTCAGAAGGGAAACTCTGCTCTGAACCCACCGACCTTGTGCAAAAAACAACCACGTGATTCGTGTTATGCGCAATAAACAAACATAACTCGTATTTGTTATAACGCCGTTAAGATTACAGATATAAAAGTAAAACGCCACGTAAATACGTGGCGTTTTTGGCATAAAACAAATTTATGAGCGTTTCATCATCTCGAAGAAATCGTCATTGGTCTTGGTCATTGCCAGTTTATTAATGAGGAATTCCATTGCATCGATTTCGCCCATCGGGTGAATGATTTTGCGCAGGATCCACATTTTCTGCAGTTCTTCCTGAGTAGTGAGCAGCTCTTCTTTACGGGTACCGGAACGGTTGTAGTCGATAGCCGGGAAGACGCGTTTTTCAGCGATCTTACGAGAGAGGTGCAGTTCCATGTTGCCTGTACCTTTAAACTCTTCGTAGATAACTTCGTCCATCTTGGAACCGGTATCGATAAGCGCGGTGGCGATGATGGTCAGGCTGCCGCCCTCTTCCACATTACGCGCCGCCCCGAAGAAGCGTTTCGGGCGATGCAGGGCGTTGGCATCCACACCACCGGTCAGCACTTTACCTGACGCCGGAACAACGGTGTTATAAGCGCGCGCAAGACGAGTGATGGAGTCGAGCAGAATGATAACGTCTTTCTTGTGCTCAACCAGGCGTTTCGCCTTCTCGATCACCATTTCCGCAACCTGAACGTGGCGAGAAGCGGGTTCGTCAAAGGTAGAAGCAACAACTTCACCTTTTACCAGACGCTGCATCTCGGTTACCTCTTCCGGACGTTCGTCAATCAGCAGAACCATCAGCACACAATCCGGGTGGTTGTAAGCAATGCTCTGGGCAATGTTCTGCAGCAGCATGGTTTTACCGGCTTTCGGCGGTGCCACAATCAGACCACGCTGACCACGACCGATAGGTGATGCCAGATCCAGTACGCGAGCGGTTAAATCTTCAGTAGAACCGTTGCCACGTTCCATGCGCAGACGAGAGTTTGCGTGCAGCGGGGTTAAGTTCTCAAAGAGGATTTTGTTGCGGGCGTTTTCAGGTTTGTCGAAGTTAACTTCGTTAACTTTCAGCAGCGCAAAATAGCGTTCACCTTCTTTCGGCGGGCGAATCTTACCAGAGATGGTATCACCAGTGCGGAGGTTGAAACGGCGGATTTGGCTAGGGGAAACGTAGATGTCATCAGGACCGGCGAGGTAGGAGCTGTCTGCGGAACGGAGGAAACCAAA
Coding sequences:
- the wecA gene encoding UDP-N-acetylglucosamine--undecaprenyl-phosphate N-acetylglucosaminephosphotransferase translates to MNLLTVSTDLISIFLFTTLFLFFARKVAKKVGLVDKPNFRKRHQGLIPLVGGISVYAGICFTFGIVDYYIPHASLYLACAGVLVFIGALDDRFDISVKIRATIQAAVGIVMMVFGKLYLSSLGYIFGSWEMVLGPFGYFLTLFAVWAAINAFNMVDGIDGLLGGLSCVSFAAIGMILWFDGQTSLAIWCFAMIAAILPYIMLNLGILGRRYKVFMGDAGSTLIGFTVIWILLETTQGKTHPISPVTALWIIAIPLMDMVAIMYRRLRKGMSPFSPDRQHIHHLIMRAGFTSRQAFVLITLAAALLASIGVLAEYSHFVPEWVMLVLFLLAFFLYGYCIKRAWKVARFIKRVKRRLRRNRGGSPNLTK
- the rho gene encoding transcription termination factor Rho, which gives rise to MNLTELKNTPVSELITLGENMGLENLARMRKQDIIFAILKQHAKSGEDIFGDGVLEILQDGFGFLRSADSSYLAGPDDIYVSPSQIRRFNLRTGDTISGKIRPPKEGERYFALLKVNEVNFDKPENARNKILFENLTPLHANSRLRMERGNGSTEDLTARVLDLASPIGRGQRGLIVAPPKAGKTMLLQNIAQSIAYNHPDCVLMVLLIDERPEEVTEMQRLVKGEVVASTFDEPASRHVQVAEMVIEKAKRLVEHKKDVIILLDSITRLARAYNTVVPASGKVLTGGVDANALHRPKRFFGAARNVEEGGSLTIIATALIDTGSKMDEVIYEEFKGTGNMELHLSRKIAEKRVFPAIDYNRSGTRKEELLTTQEELQKMWILRKIIHPMGEIDAMEFLINKLAMTKTNDDFFEMMKRS